From a region of the Vagococcus coleopterorum genome:
- a CDS encoding helix-turn-helix domain containing protein has product MMRDLLDTTTKRRLAILEELNLRAGWISSNELAEHNNASLRTISNDINYLKEQGAKYFQIEISKKNGVRLNTFVNSQIAHVYSLVMRQSETFNFIEKILFNANTPIEEWAEKLFISDSSIYRIANQMKDSFSEYEIELNQRPCYLKSTHENYVRHFYTHYFAETYGVHNWPYDLDKKIIVQLSEEVYKMSGLYSDEFLLSQCSHLIAIGIIRYQQGFYYSADPQKKLPSDIMKRLYDNERFMELIYSLQLDNIDHFLNDFINNIYFLKANWLEPEKHQTIGNEINEYLNLLEIGLGVPIDEASRKHTVDALTILNYKYLDYPKSDFVLFDRYSFNIKALESSFPFFCKVVAKNLHNWENRTGFPWSTTFNNKVTYWTIITWQSLPTLLENKRPKASLLIFNDLGHAHAELLVEMINKNFMNKVETTIYPASTMFLEEADIEFVSQFDYFIANFYNDIFPKNKTIVIEPIPSDQDWAKLRHAIHRIYRGSKDSN; this is encoded by the coding sequence ATGATGCGTGATCTACTTGACACTACTACTAAAAGACGTTTAGCTATTTTAGAGGAATTAAACTTACGAGCTGGCTGGATTAGTTCCAATGAGTTAGCAGAGCATAACAACGCATCTTTGCGAACAATTTCTAATGATATTAACTACTTAAAGGAACAAGGTGCTAAATATTTTCAAATTGAGATTTCAAAAAAAAATGGCGTCCGCCTAAATACTTTTGTTAACAGCCAAATCGCTCACGTCTATAGCCTCGTCATGAGACAATCTGAAACATTTAATTTCATTGAGAAAATTTTATTTAATGCCAACACTCCTATTGAGGAATGGGCAGAAAAGTTATTTATTAGTGACTCCTCAATTTATCGGATTGCAAATCAAATGAAAGACTCTTTTAGTGAATATGAAATCGAGCTAAACCAACGTCCATGTTATTTAAAATCAACCCACGAAAACTATGTCCGACATTTTTATACCCACTATTTTGCAGAAACATACGGCGTCCATAACTGGCCTTATGATTTAGATAAAAAAATAATCGTTCAGCTTTCTGAAGAAGTCTATAAAATGTCCGGTCTATACTCTGATGAATTTTTATTATCACAGTGCTCTCACCTTATTGCCATTGGAATTATCCGGTACCAACAAGGATTTTACTACTCAGCTGACCCACAAAAAAAATTACCTAGCGATATTATGAAGCGCCTATACGATAATGAACGTTTTATGGAATTAATTTATAGCTTACAATTAGATAATATTGACCACTTCTTAAATGATTTCATTAATAATATTTATTTTTTAAAAGCAAATTGGTTAGAGCCTGAAAAGCATCAAACTATCGGAAACGAAATAAACGAATATCTTAACCTTCTTGAAATAGGATTAGGGGTTCCAATCGATGAAGCTAGCCGTAAACACACTGTTGACGCGTTAACTATTTTAAATTACAAATATTTAGATTACCCCAAAAGCGATTTTGTTTTATTTGATCGCTACTCATTTAATATCAAAGCTTTGGAATCAAGCTTCCCTTTTTTCTGTAAAGTTGTAGCAAAAAACTTGCATAACTGGGAAAATCGAACTGGCTTTCCTTGGTCTACAACATTTAATAATAAAGTTACGTATTGGACAATCATCACATGGCAGAGTTTACCAACTCTCTTAGAAAATAAACGTCCAAAAGCTAGCTTATTAATTTTTAATGACCTCGGTCACGCTCATGCTGAATTACTTGTGGAAATGATTAATAAGAATTTTATGAATAAAGTTGAAACAACTATCTATCCAGCTTCAACAATGTTTTTGGAAGAAGCTGACATCGAATTTGTTTCGCAGTTTGATTATTTCATTGCTAATTTTTATAATGATATTTTCCCTAAAAATAAAACAATCGTCATAGAACCTATCCCCTCAGATCAAGATTGGGCGAAGTTACGCCATGCCATCCACCGAATATACCGCGGATCAAAAGATTCTAATTAG
- a CDS encoding zinc ribbon domain-containing protein YjdM: protein MSIPNCPQCQSAYAYEDRDLFICPECGNEWSSTSEAEVEAETVVKDSNGNVIVDGDAISVIKDLKVKGSSSAIKKGTNVKNIRLIDPSMNTGHDIECKIDGFGVMKLKSEFVKKI, encoded by the coding sequence ATGTCAATTCCAAATTGTCCGCAATGCCAATCAGCTTACGCTTATGAAGATCGTGATTTATTTATCTGTCCAGAGTGTGGAAATGAATGGTCATCTACAAGTGAAGCCGAAGTTGAAGCGGAAACAGTTGTAAAAGATTCAAATGGCAATGTCATTGTTGATGGTGATGCGATTTCTGTTATAAAAGATTTAAAAGTCAAAGGGAGCTCGTCAGCTATTAAAAAGGGAACAAACGTTAAAAATATTCGTTTGATTGATCCGTCAATGAATACTGGTCATGATATTGAATGTAAAATCGATGGTTTCGGTGTGATGAAATTGAAATCTGAATTTGTTAAAAAAATCTAA
- a CDS encoding zinc metallopeptidase: MYGFGPMNMMWDRTYILIIIGMVLSMLASAYVSRTFKKYADVKTKKGYTGAQVAQMILDVNNIQNVAVQPIRGELNDNYNSATKILSLSEPVANVQSVSAIGVAAHECGHAVQDAVGYKPLIWRAALVPIANFGTQVSFPLIIAGLFFGKFLITAGIVCFSAALVFQLVTLPVEFNASARALRILNEQEILDQEEMSMARHVLFAAALTYVAAAFASVLQLLRLIMIYGDRRN; the protein is encoded by the coding sequence ATGTATGGATTTGGTCCGATGAATATGATGTGGGATAGAACCTATATCTTAATTATTATCGGTATGGTACTTTCGATGTTAGCCTCAGCCTATGTTAGCCGAACATTCAAAAAATATGCCGATGTTAAAACCAAGAAAGGCTATACGGGGGCACAAGTTGCTCAAATGATTTTAGATGTCAATAACATTCAAAATGTTGCGGTACAACCGATTCGTGGCGAGTTGAATGACAACTATAATTCTGCGACAAAAATTTTAAGTTTGTCAGAACCAGTGGCAAATGTGCAATCAGTATCAGCGATTGGCGTTGCGGCTCACGAGTGTGGACACGCTGTTCAAGATGCTGTGGGATATAAACCATTAATTTGGCGTGCTGCTTTAGTACCAATTGCAAACTTTGGTACACAAGTGTCGTTTCCTTTAATCATTGCTGGTTTATTTTTTGGTAAGTTTTTAATTACTGCGGGAATTGTTTGTTTTTCAGCAGCCTTAGTTTTCCAATTAGTTACATTACCAGTTGAATTTAATGCATCAGCACGTGCGTTACGCATATTAAATGAGCAGGAAATTTTAGATCAAGAAGAGATGTCGATGGCTCGCCATGTCTTGTTTGCTGCAGCGCTAACTTATGTTGCAGCAGCTTTTGCGAGCGTTTTACAATTGTTAAGGTTAATTATGATTTACGGCGATCGTCGTAACTAG
- the tadA gene encoding tRNA adenosine(34) deaminase TadA, with amino-acid sequence MEQTSQLTQQEKEKYMAEAIAEAKIAESKGEVPIGAVIVYKGEVIARGHNIRETTKDATTHAELLAIQDACKKVDNWRLEECQLFVTLEPCPMCSGAIILGRLSEVYFGAMDPKAGTCGSLMNLLADDRFNHQPYLESGILEAECGELLTHFFKELRARNKKRKADGVE; translated from the coding sequence ATGGAACAAACAAGTCAGTTGACTCAACAAGAAAAAGAAAAATACATGGCAGAGGCAATCGCTGAAGCTAAGATTGCAGAGAGTAAAGGTGAAGTGCCGATTGGTGCAGTGATTGTTTACAAAGGTGAGGTCATTGCTCGGGGTCATAATATTCGTGAAACTACCAAGGATGCTACGACTCATGCAGAACTTTTAGCAATTCAAGACGCTTGTAAAAAAGTTGATAATTGGCGTTTGGAAGAGTGTCAGTTGTTTGTAACGTTGGAACCTTGTCCCATGTGTAGTGGCGCCATTATCCTTGGTCGCTTGTCAGAAGTTTATTTTGGGGCTATGGATCCGAAAGCAGGAACTTGTGGCTCACTAATGAATTTGTTAGCAGATGACAGATTTAATCATCAACCTTATTTAGAGTCGGGGATCTTGGAAGCGGAGTGTGGTGAATTGTTGACGCATTTTTTCAAAGAACTGCGTGCGCGAAATAAAAAACGCAAAGCTGATGGGGTAGAATAG
- the dnaX gene encoding DNA polymerase III subunit gamma/tau, with amino-acid sequence MSYQALYRVWRSQRFDTIVGQKMVTQTLKNAIIQNKTSHAYLFTGPRGTGKTSAAKIFAKAINCPNNQEGEPCNACDICLGITEGRLNDVIEIDAASNNGVEEIRDIREKVKYAPTQATYKVYIIDEVHMLSTGAFNALLKTLEEPPSNVIFILATTEPHKIPATIISRTQRFDFKRIDTADIVEHLAHILKEMDVAYQEQSLYIIARAAEGGMRDALSIMDQALSFADGEVTVETALQVTGSLTAELMDQLLKACQKQETETAIQLLHEITSEGKESSRILDNLLLYCRDLLMYQQAPNLLANQNGQATEIFKELAESLPATTVYHYIDILSETQKEIRFTNHPDIYLEVGIVKMATASTAVPTPQAAPQNGSVMDDAVVKELTNRVAQLETALKNGAVQSADSNQGTAKKTTPAPKSTYRIPTERVYQVLGEATRSQLVQVQDAWDELLQMVSVTQRAMLKASQPVAASSKAMVLSFDYEIVCQRANEDQELHAIVLDSLQKIIQYQPNIVCIPGDSWTTLRNDFINQRTANPAAEVETPEEAPYEVPAEEEQQTASENAIVDEALDLFGDSVTEVIND; translated from the coding sequence ATGAGTTATCAAGCACTTTATCGTGTCTGGCGTTCGCAACGTTTTGATACAATTGTCGGCCAAAAGATGGTCACACAAACTTTAAAAAATGCCATTATCCAAAATAAAACCTCTCATGCCTATTTATTTACCGGACCAAGAGGAACTGGGAAAACAAGTGCAGCGAAAATTTTTGCCAAAGCAATTAACTGTCCCAACAACCAAGAGGGTGAACCGTGTAATGCCTGCGATATTTGTTTAGGAATTACTGAAGGGCGTTTAAACGATGTCATCGAAATTGATGCCGCTAGTAATAATGGTGTCGAAGAGATTCGTGATATTCGTGAGAAGGTAAAATATGCACCAACTCAAGCAACCTATAAAGTTTATATTATCGATGAGGTTCATATGCTTTCAACAGGAGCCTTTAACGCCTTATTAAAAACATTAGAAGAGCCACCTAGTAACGTTATCTTTATTTTAGCGACAACTGAGCCACATAAGATTCCAGCGACAATCATTTCAAGAACACAACGATTTGATTTTAAACGAATTGATACGGCAGATATTGTCGAACACTTAGCACACATCTTAAAAGAGATGGATGTTGCCTACCAAGAACAAAGTCTATATATCATTGCTCGTGCTGCTGAAGGTGGGATGCGTGATGCATTGAGTATCATGGATCAAGCCTTATCATTTGCTGACGGGGAAGTGACTGTAGAAACGGCTCTTCAAGTGACAGGAAGTTTAACCGCTGAGTTAATGGATCAATTGCTAAAGGCTTGTCAAAAGCAAGAAACAGAAACAGCGATTCAATTGCTACATGAAATCACGTCGGAAGGTAAAGAGAGTAGTCGGATTTTAGATAACTTATTATTATATTGTCGTGATTTATTAATGTACCAACAAGCGCCTAATTTATTAGCGAATCAAAATGGTCAGGCAACGGAGATTTTTAAAGAATTAGCAGAGAGTCTGCCAGCAACGACGGTTTACCATTACATTGACATTTTAAGCGAGACGCAAAAAGAAATTCGTTTCACTAACCACCCGGATATTTATTTGGAAGTGGGAATTGTCAAAATGGCGACAGCAAGTACAGCGGTTCCGACTCCACAAGCTGCTCCTCAAAATGGTTCAGTTATGGATGATGCGGTAGTTAAAGAGTTAACAAATCGTGTTGCGCAATTAGAAACGGCTTTAAAAAATGGCGCTGTTCAATCAGCTGACAGCAATCAAGGGACAGCTAAAAAGACTACACCTGCACCAAAGTCAACCTATCGTATTCCAACAGAACGAGTGTACCAAGTGTTAGGCGAAGCAACCCGTAGTCAATTGGTACAAGTTCAAGATGCTTGGGATGAATTGTTACAAATGGTTTCAGTAACACAACGCGCGATGTTGAAAGCTAGTCAACCAGTGGCGGCAAGTTCTAAAGCGATGGTGTTATCGTTTGATTATGAGATTGTCTGTCAACGTGCCAATGAGGACCAAGAGTTACATGCGATTGTCTTAGATAGTCTGCAAAAAATTATTCAGTATCAACCGAATATTGTCTGTATTCCAGGTGATAGTTGGACGACTTTGAGAAATGATTTTATTAATCAACGTACAGCTAATCCAGCTGCAGAAGTTGAAACACCAGAGGAAGCTCCATATGAGGTTCCGGCGGAAGAAGAACAGCAAACAGCTTCAGAAAATGCGATTGTTGATGAGGCCTTAGATCTTTTCGGTGATAGTGTGACTGAAGTTATAAATGATTAA
- a CDS encoding YbaB/EbfC family nucleoid-associated protein, which translates to MMRGMGNMQGMMKQVQKMQKEMMAAQENLNAQEFMGAAINDLVVVTFTGDRKMVDLTIKPEVIDPEDPEMLQDLVLTAVNDALVKIEKETEQKMGKYAQGMPGF; encoded by the coding sequence ATGATGCGTGGTATGGGAAATATGCAAGGTATGATGAAACAAGTTCAAAAAATGCAAAAAGAAATGATGGCTGCACAAGAAAATTTGAATGCTCAAGAATTTATGGGGGCAGCAATAAATGATTTAGTAGTTGTGACATTTACAGGAGATCGTAAAATGGTTGATTTAACTATCAAACCAGAAGTGATTGATCCAGAAGATCCAGAAATGTTACAAGACTTAGTTTTAACTGCAGTTAATGATGCCTTAGTTAAAATTGAAAAAGAAACTGAACAAAAAATGGGTAAATACGCACAAGGTATGCCTGGATTCTAA
- the recR gene encoding recombination mediator RecR, whose amino-acid sequence MHYPTPIAKLIESYMRLPGIGAKTAARLAFFTLDMREDDVNDFAKSLISVKRDLHYCEVCGNITEEPTCEICQDQTRDKSVVLVVEETKDVMSLEKMREYKGQYHVLHGVLSPMDGTGPDDINIASLISRLHDDQIKEVIIATNATTEGEATAMYLSRLIKPAGIKVTRLAHGLSVGSDIEYADEITLLKAVEGRREL is encoded by the coding sequence ATGCATTATCCAACACCAATAGCGAAGTTAATAGAAAGTTATATGCGTTTGCCGGGGATTGGGGCTAAAACAGCAGCTCGTTTAGCCTTCTTCACTTTAGATATGCGCGAAGATGACGTAAACGATTTTGCGAAGTCGTTAATCAGCGTGAAGCGTGACCTGCATTATTGTGAAGTTTGCGGAAATATCACAGAAGAACCAACTTGTGAGATTTGCCAAGATCAAACGCGAGATAAGAGTGTTGTCTTGGTTGTAGAAGAAACTAAAGATGTCATGTCATTAGAGAAGATGCGAGAATACAAAGGTCAATACCACGTCCTTCATGGTGTGTTATCACCGATGGATGGGACAGGACCAGATGATATTAATATCGCTAGTTTAATTAGTCGTCTCCATGATGATCAGATTAAAGAAGTGATTATTGCAACGAATGCAACAACTGAAGGTGAAGCGACTGCAATGTACTTATCGCGGTTGATTAAGCCGGCGGGAATTAAAGTAACGCGCCTTGCTCACGGGTTGTCAGTAGGCAGTGATATTGAATACGCGGATGAAATTACATTGCTAAAAGCAGTGGAAGGGCGCCGTGAACTATAG
- the tmk gene encoding dTMP kinase has product MSGLFITIEGPDGAGKTSLIKGLAPLLEASLKTELLLTREPGGIPISEKIREIILDPAHTTMDDRTEALLYAAARRQHLVEKVMPALAAGKIVLCDRFVDSSLAYQGAGRGIGMSEVASINEFACAGLEPDLTLYIDVDSEVGLARIQKGRAAEDLDRLDTESLSFHQKVRDGYLRLVKDNPERIVSIDGEQSIEAVQTACFDVIQKRFPKVFN; this is encoded by the coding sequence ATGTCAGGATTATTTATCACGATTGAAGGGCCAGATGGTGCCGGTAAAACAAGTTTGATTAAAGGATTAGCACCGTTGCTGGAAGCAAGTTTGAAAACGGAATTGTTATTAACACGAGAACCTGGTGGCATTCCCATTTCGGAGAAAATCCGTGAAATTATCTTGGATCCTGCCCATACAACAATGGATGATCGGACTGAGGCGTTATTATATGCTGCAGCTCGTCGTCAGCATTTAGTTGAAAAAGTTATGCCAGCCTTAGCTGCTGGTAAAATTGTGTTATGTGATCGGTTTGTTGACAGTTCACTGGCATATCAAGGTGCTGGTCGAGGAATTGGCATGTCAGAAGTGGCAAGCATTAATGAATTTGCCTGTGCGGGCTTAGAGCCAGACTTAACGTTATACATTGATGTTGATTCTGAAGTTGGATTAGCTCGTATCCAAAAAGGAAGAGCAGCAGAAGATTTGGATCGCTTAGATACGGAAAGCTTAAGTTTCCATCAAAAAGTGCGAGATGGTTACTTGAGGTTAGTGAAAGATAACCCTGAACGTATCGTTTCAATTGATGGTGAGCAAAGTATTGAAGCAGTTCAAACGGCTTGTTTCGATGTCATACAAAAACGTTTTCCAAAAGTGTTTAACTAA